The following are encoded together in the Blautia obeum ATCC 29174 genome:
- a CDS encoding SpaH/EbpB family LPXTG-anchored major pilin — protein MKKMRKIFAVLLTLAMVLTMSMTAFATSNANAGNDNIFGTANDTATITVTGIDNETGIQVNAYKVVEAKYEGTGSTFSGYKSLYPTVITQDMVKANLTTLSPTQLNGLANAVIANTSKTAIALSNTEGTTWTANVSAGTYLVLVSNTEAHSYNPMVVSAYYINKDGKTDISEGKVTLTTNVANAKKSDKPSIDKKITGSNGNDYGNSVEVGDTVNYEVTVNPIPSYTGSHPKFYVEDTLSAGLDFAKDNNNNAINPIVKVGNNTLVKDTDYTVSFEGRKLTVNFVVGSAYKLNAYASQSLTITYAAKVNSDAVVFTSVNTNDAKLYYTNDSKVDGNDDSTEKKTYTYTFEIGGEASGTTGIITKTGKDKGEENPLPGALFGLYKSGDDVTADTVATAADNAAYKTAKSDADGQIKFSQLKEGTYYLKELNAPDGYSVNTHVYTVVIDTTYNDNGTLASWSVTIDNDKTSTFTSKNDGTWEAAINGTNIVNTTLSSLPSTGGIGTTIFTIAGCLIMVTAAGLFFASRKRTNK, from the coding sequence ATGAAGAAGATGAGAAAAATCTTTGCAGTGTTATTAACACTGGCCATGGTACTCACAATGAGTATGACTGCGTTTGCAACATCAAATGCAAATGCTGGAAACGATAATATTTTTGGAACAGCTAATGATACTGCAACAATCACTGTAACTGGAATTGACAATGAGACTGGAATTCAGGTAAATGCTTACAAAGTAGTTGAAGCAAAATATGAAGGCACAGGTTCTACATTTAGTGGTTATAAATCATTATATCCGACAGTAATTACACAGGATATGGTTAAAGCTAATCTTACAACTTTATCTCCAACACAGTTGAATGGGTTGGCAAATGCCGTTATTGCAAATACTTCTAAAACGGCTATTGCTTTAAGTAACACAGAAGGAACTACTTGGACAGCTAATGTTAGTGCAGGTACATATCTTGTTTTAGTATCTAACACAGAAGCACACAGCTATAACCCAATGGTTGTATCCGCATACTATATAAATAAAGATGGAAAAACAGATATTTCTGAAGGTAAAGTAACTTTAACAACAAATGTGGCAAATGCCAAAAAATCAGATAAACCATCAATTGATAAAAAAATTACAGGTTCAAACGGAAATGATTATGGTAATTCTGTAGAAGTTGGCGATACTGTAAATTATGAAGTGACAGTTAATCCAATTCCAAGTTATACAGGATCACATCCAAAATTTTATGTTGAAGATACATTATCAGCAGGTCTTGATTTTGCAAAAGATAATAATAATAACGCAATTAATCCTATAGTTAAAGTTGGTAATAATACATTAGTAAAAGATACAGACTATACTGTTTCATTTGAAGGAAGAAAACTGACAGTTAATTTTGTTGTTGGTAGTGCATATAAACTTAATGCTTATGCAAGTCAGAGCTTAACAATTACATATGCTGCTAAAGTTAATAGTGATGCTGTTGTATTTACAAGTGTTAATACAAACGATGCTAAATTATATTACACAAATGACTCTAAAGTAGACGGTAATGATGATTCAACAGAAAAGAAGACATATACTTACACATTTGAAATTGGTGGAGAAGCAAGTGGCACAACAGGAATCATTACCAAGACAGGAAAAGACAAAGGTGAAGAAAATCCATTACCAGGAGCTTTATTTGGTCTTTACAAATCAGGAGATGATGTGACAGCTGATACAGTTGCAACTGCTGCTGATAATGCTGCATATAAAACTGCTAAGTCAGATGCTGATGGACAGATTAAGTTCAGTCAGTTAAAAGAAGGCACATATTACCTGAAAGAGTTAAACGCACCAGATGGATATAGTGTTAATACTCATGTATATACAGTTGTAATTGATACTACTTATAATGATAATGGAACATTAGCTTCTTGGTCAGTAACAATTGATAATGATAAAACATCAACATTTACATCAAAGAATGATGGAACATGGGAAGCAGCAATTAACGGAACAAATATTGTGAATACAACCCTTTCCTCTCTTCCATCCACAGGTGGTATCGGTACTACAATCTTCACAATCGCTGGATGCCTGATTATGGTTACAGCAGCTGGCTTATTCTTTGCAAGCCGCAAAAGAACAAACAAATAA
- a CDS encoding class C sortase has product MKKKAGNLVICIIFLAGLSLLLYPFVANQWNNYRQKQLISGYEQAVSEKEAAEGIDYDAERKKAEDYNEALLPCVLPDSFALAESSGVDPVYMNTLNIAGDEMMGSVEIPKINIKIPIYHTTEEEVLNKGAGHLEGSSLPVGGANTHAVISAHRGLPSASLFTDLDQMKVGDHFLLHVLDETLCYEVDKISVVKPEDTTALAVEDGQDLVTLLTCTPYGVNTERLLVRGHRVPYVEEEVKEEKTVLSGSSLHTNYLLWVFVGLSVTALFIFVLYLKETKLKRRANKGGKK; this is encoded by the coding sequence ATGAAAAAAAAAGCAGGCAATTTAGTAATTTGCATCATATTTTTAGCTGGTTTGTCCTTGCTGCTGTATCCCTTTGTAGCCAATCAATGGAATAACTACAGACAGAAACAGTTGATCAGTGGTTATGAGCAGGCGGTTTCTGAAAAGGAAGCAGCAGAAGGAATTGACTATGATGCAGAGCGTAAAAAAGCAGAAGACTATAACGAAGCCTTACTTCCATGTGTTCTTCCTGACTCTTTTGCACTTGCAGAGTCAAGTGGAGTAGATCCGGTCTACATGAATACACTGAACATTGCTGGTGATGAGATGATGGGAAGTGTAGAGATTCCTAAGATTAATATCAAAATCCCGATCTACCATACAACGGAAGAAGAGGTTTTGAACAAGGGTGCAGGTCATCTGGAGGGAAGTTCTCTTCCGGTTGGTGGAGCAAATACACATGCTGTTATTTCTGCACACCGTGGACTTCCGAGTGCATCACTTTTTACAGATCTGGATCAGATGAAAGTAGGAGACCATTTTTTGCTCCATGTATTAGATGAAACCTTATGTTATGAAGTAGACAAGATTTCGGTTGTAAAGCCGGAAGATACGACTGCTCTTGCAGTAGAAGATGGGCAGGATTTAGTAACTCTTTTAACCTGTACTCCTTATGGAGTAAATACAGAACGACTTCTGGTTCGTGGTCACAGAGTACCTTATGTAGAAGAGGAAGTCAAAGAAGAGAAGACAGTGCTCAGTGGAAGCAGTCTTCACACAAATTATCTTCTTTGGGTATTTGTTGGTCTATCCGTTACCGCACTCTTTATTTTTGTGTTATACTTAAAGGAAACAAAGCTGAAGAGGCGAGCAAATAAAGGCGGTAAAAAATAG
- a CDS encoding class C sortase, whose product MAKEKKKKGSIVINIFIILLFLVGAGIFTYPTISNYWNEYRNAQLVTKYNESVSDLSDDQYEKLWQEAEEYNAEHKVNTIVDAFNEEDYVLSHPYDEVLDPNGDGLMGSIEIPKLNLILAIYHGLSTEVLEKGVGHVEGTSLPIGGASTHAVLAGHRGLPSAKIFTDLDQMKNGDIFLIHVLGKTLAYKVDQIKTVLPEESSELDIVEGEDHVTLVTCTPYGVNTHRLLIRGIRTEYVEPEEKAEETPIQQIAKVDPVKIMIIGLGAMVIMIIIVYIVIRRKSRKTEESSRKDE is encoded by the coding sequence ATGGCAAAAGAAAAGAAGAAAAAAGGTTCTATAGTTATCAACATATTTATTATATTACTTTTTCTCGTCGGTGCGGGTATCTTTACTTACCCAACGATCAGTAATTACTGGAATGAGTACCGAAATGCGCAGCTTGTAACCAAGTACAATGAATCCGTCAGTGATCTGTCGGATGACCAGTACGAAAAGCTCTGGCAGGAGGCTGAGGAATACAATGCGGAGCACAAGGTCAATACGATCGTAGATGCTTTTAACGAAGAGGATTATGTTCTCAGTCATCCTTACGATGAGGTCCTTGATCCAAATGGTGACGGGCTGATGGGAAGTATCGAGATCCCCAAGCTGAATCTGATACTTGCTATTTACCATGGCCTCAGTACAGAGGTTCTGGAAAAGGGTGTCGGGCATGTTGAGGGAACAAGTCTTCCAATAGGTGGAGCGAGTACACATGCGGTGCTGGCGGGACACAGGGGACTTCCGAGTGCAAAGATTTTTACGGATCTTGACCAGATGAAGAATGGAGATATTTTTCTGATCCATGTTCTGGGAAAGACTCTTGCATACAAAGTAGATCAGATAAAAACGGTTCTTCCGGAGGAATCCAGTGAGCTGGATATCGTCGAGGGAGAGGATCATGTGACGCTGGTAACCTGTACTCCTTATGGAGTCAACACTCACAGGCTTCTTATCAGGGGAATCCGGACGGAGTATGTTGAACCGGAGGAGAAAGCTGAGGAGACACCGATCCAGCAGATCGCAAAGGTTGATCCGGTGAAGATTATGATCATTGGTCTTGGAGCTATGGTCATAATGATCATCATTGTTTATATAGTTATTCGACGTAAAAGCCGAAAAACAGAGGAGAGTAGCCGCAAAGACGAATAA
- a CDS encoding pilin N-terminal domain-containing protein translates to MKQKKKKFKMWNKLLAFLGMFVMLTGCLAGTVQAGSYEAGKKGSLNLTVQQTDEDGKVTPLTGVKLELYRVADVEFDGNVHFVLTSSMSSAGYDFDSFKNASEWYSAAEKLAEVAAASSVKPVEAVSDEQGKVVYSDMEEGMYLVIGAAESSVKVTPMLLTVPFASTEEGWIYDVQAYPKAEKSNTAGITVEKRLYRINPNTFELDEITADDATYKVGLFLDKDGTIPYGDDYIRTIHIQNAQSGKASYSNVLRGTYYVFELDENNKAIKLNDEVQIDKENSFHYNVTNAAAKEDNSVVVDDNTVATDIAAYVNNIFSTLPEGFFVNGKIEITKNVVVDGVKKTVDDKFYATVFDDSGKAVSTVELKQNDKVTVTVPFSEDIKDTVTYAVKETDKNGNVLDKDSFAYVVSGEGSVKLNESDQYKGSIEITNTKKDATVTPGGSNGGSGTSNGGSDASSHGGSATSRPVKTGDPMNPAFWGLVLLVSVIVIAGGVVAYKKRKQK, encoded by the coding sequence GTGAAACAGAAGAAAAAGAAATTTAAAATGTGGAATAAGCTTTTGGCTTTCCTGGGAATGTTTGTCATGTTGACAGGCTGCCTGGCAGGAACGGTTCAGGCAGGTTCTTACGAAGCCGGAAAGAAGGGAAGTCTTAATCTGACGGTACAGCAGACGGATGAGGACGGCAAAGTAACACCGCTGACGGGTGTAAAGTTAGAGCTTTACAGGGTTGCGGATGTTGAATTTGATGGAAATGTGCATTTTGTACTGACCAGCTCCATGTCATCTGCAGGATACGATTTTGATTCCTTCAAGAATGCAAGTGAATGGTATTCAGCAGCCGAAAAGCTTGCCGAGGTTGCAGCTGCTTCTTCAGTAAAGCCGGTTGAGGCTGTTTCGGATGAGCAGGGCAAGGTTGTTTACAGCGATATGGAAGAGGGCATGTACCTGGTAATCGGTGCAGCGGAGAGTTCCGTTAAGGTTACTCCAATGCTCTTAACAGTTCCTTTTGCAAGCACAGAGGAAGGCTGGATCTACGATGTACAGGCTTATCCAAAGGCAGAGAAGAGCAACACTGCAGGTATTACAGTTGAGAAGAGACTTTATCGTATTAATCCGAATACGTTTGAACTGGATGAAATAACTGCTGACGATGCAACTTACAAGGTTGGTCTTTTCCTTGATAAGGATGGTACGATCCCATATGGTGATGATTACATCAGAACGATCCATATCCAGAATGCACAGTCAGGCAAAGCTTCTTACAGTAATGTTCTTAGAGGTACCTATTATGTATTCGAGCTTGATGAGAATAACAAGGCGATCAAGCTGAATGATGAGGTGCAGATTGATAAAGAAAACAGCTTCCATTACAATGTTACGAATGCAGCAGCCAAGGAAGACAACAGTGTTGTAGTGGATGACAATACGGTTGCTACAGATATTGCAGCTTATGTAAATAACATTTTTTCAACTCTTCCGGAAGGCTTCTTTGTAAATGGAAAGATCGAGATTACAAAGAACGTTGTAGTGGACGGTGTGAAAAAGACTGTAGACGACAAGTTCTATGCAACTGTATTTGATGATTCTGGTAAGGCGGTAAGCACCGTTGAACTGAAGCAGAATGATAAAGTTACTGTTACGGTTCCATTCTCAGAAGATATAAAAGATACTGTTACTTATGCAGTTAAGGAAACCGATAAGAATGGTAATGTACTCGATAAAGATTCTTTCGCATATGTAGTAAGTGGTGAAGGCAGTGTTAAGCTGAATGAGTCTGATCAGTATAAAGGAAGCATCGAGATTACCAATACCAAGAAGGATGCTACTGTAACACCTGGCGGAAGCAATGGTGGTTCTGGTACATCTAACGGTGGAAGTGATGCATCCAGCCATGGCGGAAGTGCAACAAGTCGTCCGGTTAAGACTGGTGACCCGATGAATCCGGCATTCTGGGGTCTGGTTCTTCTGGTATCTGTGATCGTGATCGCAGGTGGAGTAGTTGCTTACAAAAAGAGAAAACAGAAATAA
- the gyrB gene encoding DNA topoisomerase (ATP-hydrolyzing) subunit B: MGGENTEYGADQIQILEGLEAVRKRPGMYIGSTSSRGLHHLVYEIVDNAVDEALAGFCTEIQVTINPDNSITVVDNGRGIPVGINHKAGIPAVEVVFTILHAGGKFGGGGYKVSGGLHGVGASVVNALSEWLEVTICREGKKYQQRYERGHTMYPLKEIGVCDPEETGTKVTFLPDKEIFEETIYDYDILKQRLREMAFLTKGLRIVLKDTREDQEKEKAFHYEGGIREFVTYLNRSKEALYPEVIYCEGEKDGVMVEVAMQHNDSYTENSYGFVNNINTPEGGTHIVGFRNALTKTFNDYARKNKLLKDSEPNLSGDDIREGLTAIVSVKIEEPQFEGQTKQKLGNSEARGAVDFVVSKQLEIFLEQNPTVAKATVEKSVLAQRAREAARKARDLTRRKSALDGMSLPGKLADCSDKNPENCEIYIVEGDSAGGSAKTARNRATQAILPLRGKILNVEKARLDRIYSNAEIKAMITAFGTGIHEDFDITKLRYHKIIIMTDADVDGAHIATLLLTFLYRFMPELIKQGYVYLAQPPLYKVEKNKKVWYAYDDAELNSILEQIGRDNNNKIQRYKGLGEMDAEQLWETTMDPEKRILLRVTMDESATSEIDLTFTTLMGDKVEPRREFIEENARFVENLDI; encoded by the coding sequence ATGGGCGGAGAGAATACAGAGTACGGCGCGGATCAGATTCAGATTCTGGAAGGACTGGAAGCTGTCCGTAAAAGACCTGGTATGTATATCGGAAGTACATCCAGCCGGGGTCTGCATCATCTTGTATATGAAATCGTGGATAATGCGGTAGATGAAGCGTTAGCAGGATTTTGTACTGAAATCCAGGTAACGATCAATCCGGATAATTCCATTACCGTAGTTGATAACGGACGAGGTATTCCGGTAGGAATCAATCACAAAGCAGGAATACCGGCAGTAGAAGTTGTATTTACCATTCTTCATGCGGGTGGTAAATTTGGCGGTGGAGGATACAAAGTATCCGGTGGACTTCATGGTGTAGGTGCATCTGTTGTAAATGCACTGTCTGAGTGGCTGGAGGTTACGATCTGCCGTGAAGGAAAGAAATACCAGCAGCGTTATGAAAGAGGACATACCATGTATCCTCTGAAAGAGATTGGTGTCTGTGATCCTGAAGAGACAGGAACAAAAGTAACCTTCCTGCCGGATAAAGAAATCTTCGAAGAGACAATTTATGATTACGATATTCTGAAACAGCGCCTCCGTGAGATGGCTTTCCTGACCAAAGGTCTTCGCATTGTACTGAAAGACACCAGAGAAGATCAGGAAAAAGAAAAAGCCTTTCATTATGAAGGTGGTATCAGGGAATTTGTCACCTATCTGAACAGAAGCAAGGAAGCACTGTATCCAGAGGTCATTTACTGTGAAGGTGAAAAAGATGGTGTCATGGTTGAGGTTGCCATGCAGCACAATGATTCCTACACAGAGAACAGCTATGGCTTTGTAAATAATATCAATACACCGGAAGGTGGTACACATATCGTTGGTTTCCGTAATGCACTGACAAAGACATTCAACGATTATGCAAGAAAGAATAAGCTGCTTAAAGACAGTGAACCGAATTTAAGTGGTGATGACATTCGAGAAGGTCTGACAGCAATCGTAAGTGTTAAGATCGAGGAGCCACAGTTCGAAGGACAGACGAAACAGAAGCTTGGTAACAGTGAGGCTCGTGGAGCTGTTGATTTTGTAGTCAGCAAACAGCTGGAGATTTTTCTGGAGCAGAATCCGACGGTTGCGAAGGCAACAGTTGAGAAATCAGTACTTGCGCAGAGAGCACGAGAAGCAGCACGTAAGGCAAGAGATCTTACAAGAAGAAAATCTGCACTTGACGGAATGTCTCTTCCAGGTAAACTTGCAGACTGCTCAGACAAGAATCCGGAAAACTGCGAGATCTACATCGTAGAGGGAGATTCCGCCGGTGGTTCAGCAAAAACTGCAAGAAACCGTGCAACACAGGCAATCCTTCCACTGCGTGGTAAAATCCTTAATGTAGAAAAGGCCCGTCTGGACAGAATCTACAGCAATGCAGAGATTAAAGCAATGATCACTGCATTTGGTACTGGTATTCATGAAGATTTTGATATAACAAAGCTGCGTTATCACAAAATCATCATTATGACCGATGCCGATGTCGATGGTGCGCACATTGCGACACTGCTTCTGACATTCCTTTACAGATTTATGCCGGAACTGATCAAGCAGGGATATGTATACCTGGCTCAGCCGCCACTGTACAAAGTCGAAAAGAATAAAAAAGTCTGGTACGCTTATGATGATGCGGAACTGAACAGCATCCTTGAGCAGATCGGACGTGACAACAACAATAAAATCCAGCGATACAAAGGTCTTGGAGAAATGGATGCAGAACAGCTCTGGGAGACAACCATGGATCCGGAGAAACGAATTCTTCTCCGTGTAACTATGGATGAATCAGCAACTTCTGAAATTGACCTGACATTTACCACTCTTATGGGTGACAAAGTTGAACCAAGACGTGAATTTATCGAAGAAAACGCACGCTTTGTAGAAAATCTGGATATCTAG
- the gyrA gene encoding DNA gyrase subunit A, with protein MEDNIFDKIHEVDLQKTMEKSYIDYAMSVIASRALPDVRDGLKPVQRRVLYSMIELNNGPDKPHRKCARIVGDTMGKYHPHGDSSIYGALVNMAQDWSTRYPLVDGHGNFGSVDGDGAAAMRYTEARLSKISMEMLADINKDTVDFQPNFDETEREPVVLPSRYPNLLVNGTSGIAVGMATNIPPHNLREVISAVVKIIDNIIEEDRDTTIEELLEIVKGPDFPTGATILGTRGIEEAYRTGRGKIRVRAVTNIETLPNGKSRIIVTELPYLVNKARLIEKIAELVRDKKIDGITDLNDHSSREGMRICIDLRKDANANVVLNQLYKHTQLQDTFGVIMLCLVAVNGSLQPKVLTLPEMLKHYLAHQEDVVTRRTKYDLNKAQERAHILEGLLKALDNIDEVIRIIRGSRSVQVAKQELMDRFELTDVQAQAIVDMRLRALTGLEREKLEAEYAELMEKIRKLKAILADRNTLLRVIREEILAISEKYGDDRRTAIGFDAFDISMEDMIPRENTVITMTKLGYIKRMTVDNFRSQNRGGRGIKGMQTLDDDYIEELMMTTTHHYVMFFTNTGRVYRLKAYEIPEAGRTARGTAIINLLQLMPGERITAVIPISKFEEGQYLMMATRKGLVKKTPIQDYANVRKIGLAAISLRDDDELIEVKATDDKKDIILVTKYGQCIRFKESDVRSTGRVSMGVRGINLLDGDEVVAMQLNTQGYYLLVVSENGMGKRTSISEFTCQNRGGKGVKCYKITEKTGNVIGAKAVNEENEIMMITTEGIIIRLQCSDISILGRITSGVKLINLSDGVTVASFAKVREKEEDKNSEKTEESSENVSTEENSNENTDSTEE; from the coding sequence ATGGAAGACAATATTTTTGATAAAATCCATGAGGTGGATCTGCAGAAGACCATGGAAAAATCTTATATAGATTATGCCATGAGTGTTATTGCCTCCCGTGCTCTTCCGGACGTCAGAGACGGTCTGAAACCGGTACAGAGAAGGGTGCTGTATTCCATGATAGAGCTGAACAACGGTCCGGATAAGCCACATCGTAAATGTGCCCGTATCGTTGGTGATACCATGGGTAAATATCATCCGCATGGAGACAGTTCCATCTATGGTGCACTTGTAAATATGGCGCAGGACTGGTCAACCAGATATCCGCTGGTAGACGGTCATGGAAACTTTGGTTCTGTGGATGGCGATGGTGCAGCTGCCATGCGATATACAGAGGCACGTCTGAGTAAGATTTCCATGGAAATGCTGGCTGATATCAATAAAGATACGGTTGATTTCCAGCCGAACTTTGATGAAACAGAACGGGAACCGGTCGTACTGCCGTCCCGTTATCCGAACCTTCTTGTAAATGGAACCTCCGGTATTGCTGTTGGTATGGCAACCAATATTCCGCCTCACAATCTGAGAGAGGTGATCAGTGCCGTTGTTAAGATTATTGACAATATCATCGAAGAGGACAGAGACACTACGATTGAAGAACTTCTTGAGATCGTGAAAGGACCGGACTTCCCGACAGGTGCTACTATCCTTGGTACAAGAGGAATTGAAGAAGCATATCGTACCGGCCGCGGTAAGATCCGTGTCCGCGCGGTGACAAATATCGAGACACTGCCGAATGGCAAATCACGTATTATCGTTACAGAACTTCCATATCTTGTTAATAAAGCCCGCCTGATCGAAAAGATCGCTGAGCTTGTACGAGACAAGAAAATCGACGGAATCACAGACCTGAATGACCATTCCAGTCGTGAGGGCATGCGTATCTGTATTGATCTTCGCAAAGATGCCAATGCCAATGTAGTTCTGAATCAGTTGTACAAGCATACACAGCTTCAGGATACCTTTGGTGTGATCATGCTGTGTCTGGTAGCAGTGAACGGAAGCCTTCAGCCGAAGGTACTGACGCTCCCGGAGATGCTCAAACATTATCTTGCACATCAGGAAGATGTTGTGACAAGAAGAACAAAGTACGATCTGAATAAAGCACAGGAACGTGCGCATATATTAGAAGGTCTGCTGAAAGCTCTGGATAATATTGATGAAGTTATCCGTATCATCCGTGGATCCAGAAGTGTCCAGGTGGCCAAGCAGGAATTGATGGACAGATTTGAGCTGACAGATGTTCAGGCACAGGCAATCGTGGACATGCGTCTTCGTGCTCTCACCGGTTTGGAAAGAGAGAAGCTGGAAGCAGAATATGCAGAATTAATGGAAAAGATCCGTAAGTTGAAAGCAATCCTTGCAGACAGAAATACACTTCTTCGCGTTATCCGTGAGGAAATCCTTGCAATTTCTGAGAAATACGGCGATGACAGAAGAACAGCTATCGGATTTGATGCGTTTGATATTTCTATGGAAGATATGATCCCGAGAGAAAATACAGTCATTACTATGACAAAACTTGGCTACATCAAACGTATGACAGTAGATAACTTCCGCAGTCAGAACAGAGGCGGCAGAGGTATCAAGGGAATGCAGACACTGGATGATGACTATATTGAAGAACTGATGATGACGACAACACATCATTATGTCATGTTCTTTACCAATACTGGTCGTGTATACAGACTGAAAGCATACGAGATTCCGGAAGCAGGCAGAACAGCTCGTGGAACCGCGATCATCAACCTTCTGCAGCTGATGCCGGGAGAACGTATCACAGCAGTCATTCCGATCAGTAAGTTTGAAGAAGGCCAGTATCTGATGATGGCTACCCGTAAGGGTCTTGTTAAGAAGACTCCGATCCAGGATTATGCAAATGTCCGTAAGATTGGTCTGGCAGCTATTTCTCTGAGAGATGACGATGAACTGATCGAAGTTAAGGCAACGGATGACAAGAAAGATATCATCCTTGTAACGAAATACGGTCAGTGTATTCGCTTCAAAGAATCCGACGTCAGAAGTACCGGACGAGTATCGATGGGAGTTCGTGGTATTAATCTGCTTGATGGCGATGAAGTTGTTGCAATGCAGCTGAATACACAGGGATATTATCTGCTCGTTGTATCTGAAAACGGTATGGGTAAACGTACTTCTATCAGTGAATTTACCTGCCAGAACAGAGGCGGTAAAGGTGTGAAGTGCTACAAGATCACTGAGAAGACCGGTAATGTTATCGGAGCAAAAGCTGTCAATGAAGAAAATGAGATCATGATGATCACCACAGAAGGAATCATTATCCGTCTGCAGTGCTCTGATATCTCTATCCTTGGAAGAATTACATCAGGAGTCAAACTGATCAATCTTTCTGATGGAGTAACGGTTGCAAGCTTTGCGAAAGTCCGTGAAAAAGAAGAAGATAAAAATTCTGAAAAGACAGAGGAAAGCTCTGAAAATGTCTCCACAGAAGAGAACAGTAACGAAAATACAGACAGCACAGAGGAATAA
- a CDS encoding lysophospholipid acyltransferase family protein has protein sequence MKRIIMMVLRNLLFVPWGWFMLNRYAKNVDNYTEGERYALLKKIVRRANKGGNITVQSYGVENIPNENGFMFYPNHQGLYDVLAIVDVCPTPFSVVAKKEVGNVPFLKQVFTCMKAYIMDREDIRQSMQVILDVTKEVKAGRNYLIFAEGTRSKNGNHPLEFKGGSFKAATKARCPIVPVALIDTYKAFDTGSIEPLTVQVHFLKPMYYDEYKDMKTTEIAAEVKRRVEETIKEYGGWD, from the coding sequence ATGAAAAGAATCATTATGATGGTGCTGAGGAATCTCTTGTTTGTACCATGGGGATGGTTTATGCTGAATCGGTATGCCAAAAACGTTGATAATTATACAGAGGGAGAGCGTTATGCACTTCTGAAAAAAATAGTTCGGCGTGCGAATAAAGGCGGTAATATTACTGTTCAGTCATATGGTGTAGAAAATATACCGAACGAAAATGGATTTATGTTTTATCCGAATCATCAGGGACTGTATGATGTCCTTGCAATTGTGGATGTCTGCCCGACACCTTTTTCTGTAGTGGCAAAGAAGGAAGTGGGGAATGTTCCGTTTCTGAAGCAGGTTTTTACCTGTATGAAGGCATACATCATGGACAGAGAGGATATTCGCCAGTCTATGCAGGTTATCCTTGATGTTACGAAAGAAGTTAAGGCTGGACGAAACTATCTGATTTTTGCAGAGGGAACCCGAAGCAAGAATGGAAATCATCCACTGGAATTTAAAGGCGGCAGTTTCAAAGCTGCAACAAAAGCCAGATGCCCGATCGTGCCGGTTGCATTGATTGATACGTATAAGGCTTTTGACACTGGTTCCATAGAGCCACTGACGGTGCAGGTACATTTCCTGAAGCCAATGTATTATGACGAGTATAAGGACATGAAGACTACGGAGATTGCTGCAGAAGTGAAACGACGAGTGGAAGAGACCATCAAAGAATATGGTGGATGGGATTAA